CGGAATTAGTACCTCGATGTTGATCAACTTCTATGTCAGTAGCTGTCCAGATTTGTTGGCCAGGTAAATTTTGGGTTCCACAAAGTTCCAAGCCTACAGGCCCAAGTATGAGTCTCATTTCTACCATAACTTCAAACATGTCAGAAAATAAATCTTATCTTTCGCATCTCTCGGAGAAAGAGTTAAAATGAGTTGCTTTCTGGAACTTATCCTGTTTCCTGTAGTCAGATGAGACCTTCAGGATGGGCTTGGCCATGAGAGTCTCTATCCAAGCTTCCAACTTCTGCTAGCCTGTACTCGTTTTTCCGATTGAACTATGTCTTACTTCATTTCTTATAATAGAAATTGGAGGGTTGTATGTTGTACTCTCTTCTTCAAAAACCAAAAGGGATTCCACAAGAGGTGAACACAGGATTCGGTTAAACAATAGAAATCACTTCCCAATTTTCACTTCATGGCAAACAGATCACAGCCTGAGATCTTGACTAAGTTCTACAATCACGGGCAAAGTTCCAGGAGTTCCTGATCACTAACTAAAAATTATCATCAGCTCAATGTCACAAAAAAGGAGTTATAACAGGTCACTCACAAAAGCTCCCCTTGCTAAACAAAGATTATCGTTGGGTTAAACTGTAAAACATCACCAAAAACATTTATATTCCTTTAAATGGTGTTGGAGCCATAACCATCCTACCTGAACCACCATCTTATGCCAGCGTTTATTGGGTCATGAAGAAAAGGGGTGTAACTGTGGATGTAGGGGTTAACTGTTCGGCCAATTTTAAGCCAGATAGCTCTGTGGTAACCAGCAGTGAAAGGAGAGTGATACATGAGCTTCAGCAACTGCAATGCCAGATAACCAGAGTGAGATTGGAATATGCTGAGACGTTGTCTCTATTGATACATAGTAGTAATAACGTCGATAGTCACAGATAAAAGCAACAGATCACGCAAATTCATAGTTGTCCTTAAACAAACAAGTGTTACTTGGACTAAGCAAACAAACACTGATGCTTCTTGAAACTAGCAAATGTGCATGTGCAAATGTGCGACTTGGACTAAGCAAACAAACACTACAATGCTTCTTGAAACTAGCAAATGTGCACGGCAAACGCGCGTTCTCCAGCATATAAAATAGTTCTCCCAAAATATACTGCCAGCAGATTTCAAACTCTCCTTCCCTTCGGACTATTTTTGAACTTAGTATTATGTTTAATAATATTAGCTAGATAAACCGTTACAATATGTCATAACAATACATCGTATGTGGATGCGAATAAGGTTAGTAATCATGGTGTCATGACTAAGGAATAAGAGATAGGTTCTGCAATTCTTCATAATATAAAAATGGGTTGTGTTGTAGTATAGGTTAGTCATATGGGGTTGTTAAGGAATTAAATGTGCAATATGCATAATTTTTAGATATTCAACTTAATTCTTGAGCAATTAGATTAAATTAATAGCAAAGATGGTTTCTGTCAAACCTTAactcgtactccctccgtcccataattcttgtctcaaatttgcccaaaaatggatgtatctattcctaaaaagcgtctagatacatgtaatatttcgacaagaactacgggacggagggagtacttcttaTATTAGGAGGGATATATATATTCTAAAAGGTAGCTGACAGTACCAGGTTAGCCATGCAGAAGCAACAATTATTTAGACCAAAAAACATTGTCTAGCTTTATTAACAAGCAGGAGTTTTGCATCCTAAGATGCTGGGGTTACTAATTCCTAGCTTTACAACTTGCAGAACAAAAGGCATGTCCTTATTGTAGGACCAACCCGGCAACTGAGCTCAACACAATAGAAGAAGAAACGATCGTTGCCTAGATCCTTTTCTAAATGAAAATGGAATATAGTAGCGTTTACTCAGTTGGTGGCTTGGTGCAGCCATTGGAGCATTTGCTTTGCTGCTCTCTTGAGATTACTGAGAGCCATCAAGCCATTGGAGATTATATTTGTCATGCATGCACCCATACATGAGCTGCTCAAAGCCCAGGCTCCAGGAGCATAGGCAACAGGAGACATGCCTTAGCACAAGGTAGAGCTGTTCTATTTTAGTTATTTCCTCTCAATTAACAATTGAGCCTACCCCAACTTGCTTGGGACAAAAGgcttagttgttgttgttgcctcTCAATTAACAATTGATTGAATATTTTCCTTCGTTTCAAGAACCTCAAAAGGACAGGGTTGTCCTGCTTTCAATAAAGAAGAATGGAATGGCCCATTGATCCAATAGTTTCCTGTTGTTAGGATTTCATGTAATCCGTCTCTCCTGTATAGAAGGACTTGCACATGAGGAATAACCAAACAAGAAATAAACCAATCTAATCCAGAATCTCCTTCCTTTGGGTCCTCCCTGAGCCTGAGGCATAGCTGCGGCCATGGCGCCACTGCCCCTCTTGAGGTCCAGGCCAGTATAGCAGTATCATAGCAAGCTACCACGTCTATACCAATATTGGTGTTATGCAGGTCTTTAGGAATGAGCTACAAAATTAagtgatactccctctgtcccatattaagtgacgaaatattacatgtatctagatgctttttgagtatagatacatccatatttgggcaaatttgagtcacttaatatgagacggagggagtacgtttCTAGTTTGTTGTCAAATTCAGTGAGCACTTGTTATGGTCAAAACTTATACGTCAATCGGGGTCAGCCATGACGAGGATTGAACACTACTATTGTGATTTTACAGACCATGGTGTAATATGTGAGAAAGTCAACATTTCAGTTTATAGTAAACAAGAAGTAGATCATTAGGAGAAGCAAATCAATGTTTATTATAAACTAACCTGCCAGTACATGAATGTTTGCATAGCATTACGTTTTTTCCTGCACAAGTAAAAAAACAGTAAGAACTTGGAATTAAGTGGAGGAGGGGAAATGAGAAATTAACAAGGCTAGGATCTACTGACGAGAACAGGGATAAGATCAAAAGAAAGCCCAACAAAATCTCTGCATTTGCACACAGAAAGTTTACTGCAGTTGTGTTTGTCTCAACCCATGTACAAAGTGGCTCCAAGTATGCCCTGCAAATTAACAACAAAATTGTTATAATCATGTACCATCATGTTCAACAATAAAAATATTGCAAGCCGTTAGGAGCATTCAGTTCACAGAAAATGATCACTCTGTTTTTATCAGCTTGTTACCATGCAAATTTTCATACGAATAAATCATTTATGTTCCTTTTTCAGGTAACCATCAGGAGTTCTGGCTATTCATTAAGCAGAAAAAGAACGTATCCAGTTTATGAGGGAGACTGGATCACTGGACCCAAAAACCTCACGATCATTTCTGTTTTATGTTTTATATGCATGGATTAGGGTTTTCTCAACTGTTCTGTTCGTAGTACCATGGAAAGGCCATGGAGAGCACCATTATGACACATTTAGGTTGCAAACCCAGATAGATGGaagtaacaacaaaagaagcaGACAGCAACGTAAATGATGAATAGCATGCATTGATATGCATAGTCAGCAAGACATTTTGTTGCTACAAATCTGTCAAGTTTATTTACCTGTACAGAGAGGAATTAGTAAAATGGCGCCGTAGAAATCTGGCCACATGTTCGAGTGCCCAACAAATTACCGGTACCAAAACAACTGCCAGAAAAGTGTATCTCATCATGCATACAGAAAATGAGATGTATGGGTACTGGGTAGTAACACGGAATTTCATACAGAAGATAAATAAATGAAGATAAATACTTCATATGCTTACGCTTAAAGTGTAGTTTAGACGTAACAAACATAAGGCAGTACATGAATGGTATAAAATCCTTCGATGAAGTTACATGGTGACACCAGACCTGAACAGCCTGTGTGTTTCCTGCTCCGGGTAGCTGACAGGAAGGGGAAATGGTAATTAATTTCTGCAAGATGTCTAAGTGCTAATAGTAAAATAGCAATTACAGTTCTCAGTTTCATGTTACCGACCCCATAAAGAGCAAATAAAGCATAACCTGTGGTACAGGTTGTGCCAAGAAGTGACAAACGATATCCCTTGTATTGCAGTTGCTGGGTTGCCAGTGGAAGGATGCCAATCAACGCAACAATAAGAACCtgttggaaaaagaaaaacatgtatGATAAAGATAAGCGACTATTTATTAGCTAAATTATTTCGCAGAtatcaacaaagaaaaaactgccTCATTGCTTGCTtactgttgtaatataatatgATCAATTAATACTGACCATCCATTTATTTATGAGGAATTTTGAAACTAAACTCCATTAGGAAAAAGAGGGGTTTAGATGAAAGTATTCTCATGAATGCCAGCTTGCAGGGTTGGCTAAATTAAAATATCCTTGGACTAGCAGTTCATCTGATTGATATCACTTCCACAACTTAGCTGCTGTTTGACACTCTGTTCAACTATGCTTAAACATTGTTATCTGGTGGAGAAGCAAATTGAGATGGATCTGGCACTCCAACACATGCATCAATTGAGACAATACTAAGATCTTCAGAAAGGATTTGTTTCAACTACAGAAAAATACCATGTGATACAGTAATTGCTGACAAAAAATCTATGTTCAGACATTTACCCAAGCATTAACAGAAAAATGTAACGACCGCTTATCCAACTGCAATGAAAGTCTGCTTCTTGCTGGTCCAGCAGAATCAGTCCCTATGAAATTCATGGAGATCAAATTGTCAGATGAGAAAGGCTACAAAATACAAATAAGGTGTCCACTGTAGAGAGACACAACAATATGCTTATTATCACCTGGATCATGAGGTCTTGCATTATCATTAGCTGTTGTAGATTCCCCCTCCGATGGCGCTGGGAGCTGAGAAGAGCTGGCTGATGACATTccttcaaaaacaaaatcaggATCCTATAACCAAACTCGGCATAAGAAACAAACCTAAGGCCTCATAGAACCACGGTATGCATATCCAAATAAAAATAGACCGGGGAAAGGAGATAGAAAAATTATATTAAGCCAATCAACATCACAGCTTTAACATCAATAGCATGTTTAAAAAGTAAGGAGGTTTGTGTAAAATAACATTGGATATCAATGACTTGACTTGATTGAAAGAAACTAGATATACAGAAAATGTTGCCGTAAAGGTTCATCCTAAGTTTCGTAGAGAAAATGTGTGATACACTGATTTACAGTCACATAGTCCTAAAACTAATACTAAAACGCTACTATAAAACTTTAATTAATTGACCCTGCTCACTGTTTCATATTGCCATATTTTAATCCATTCATTTCCATTTACATTTTTCATAATAGTATATACAATGTTCTAACTAGCACACTGACAGAAGTCACATAGTCAAAATGGCACGTATCAGAATCACTCAAACAGGCACTAACAGAGCAAAAACAGAAATTCTACTCTCTTGCTGAAATGTTTGATTTCACAAAATGACAATATGTTTGCTTCAACAATATGTTGCAAGGATGTACAGTCAGTCAGTCACACCCAACTCccccccgcaaaaaaaaaaagtcacaCCCAACTCCCATGCAGAGCTAGTTAGCTGGACTATCTATAGGACACATTTTCAACGAATGAAATCAAATTGGAAAACATTCAATTTCAGCGGCTGCGGTTTTGTACTGGACAATTTGAAGAGCGAGCGAGCTACAGCTAGAGTTAGCTCGGAAAAATATCGCTGAGGCAAGACTGCGCTGAATTAATTCAGCAAAAGAAAGGGACAAATCTCAAGTTCCTTCTCCACAGGCTCAAAACCGGCCAAAGAGGAAGAGTAAAGCGCAGAGAAGTGAGAATCTTGAGAGTCCCTGACCAATCCCTTGAGAAATTAGGCACGGCTTAGTATTACAGCACTCGACCCTGCAATTTCGGTCAAGATTCCCCTCCCACATCCTCATCGTCTTCATCTTACAACAAAACTGAAACTTTTTTGCTTCCTTCAGGCTTATGTGGCGGGCGCGGCAGCAAGAGGTGAGGTTGTGCGCATTGCGGGGAGACAAATCGGGTTTGCGAATTAGCAAAGTCAAACGAAGTACTGCTCAACTACAGAACAAGAAGTTGCAGAACACGAAGGGAGATACTAGTAGTAATGAGCAGCAGGGGTAAAACCTAACCTGCGTAAAATAATCTTGGCCCGCTTGGAATGGAGACAATCACTGGTTCCGATACGACCCCGgcaaggagagggagagcccTAGTACTCCTCCTCGAATCTAAACTTGGCAATCTCCGACGCAAAGGCGCACGCAGCAGCACAGAGACAGAGGGAGAAGACTGACTGACTTGTTTCAGTATCGCCTCCTTTCCTTTCCGTCCTCTCTCGgctctgatttttctttttctgacaGCAGctctgatttttgttttgcaatgCAGACCGATTGTTATCTCGTTATGACGAACGCCCACTAACCCACGCGTCACCGAAAGCGACCGAGGGGCCCCGCGATTATGGATTGACGGTTCAGGGGCGAGATCGCAAAATTGGGGGTTTCTGTGGTGGCAAGATTCCCGGAAGCGAGAGGATAAAACGAAGGGAAGGGAAAGTTCGGGCAGGGAGCAGCGAAAGCAACCGCACCAGATCTATCCGAAGGATGCTTCTTGAGTTTTCAATATCTGTAGAATACTTCCTCTGTCGTCTCGCTCAAATTCGTTTAAATGTAGATTTATTTATAcccaaaaaatattaatatttTGTCGTTTAATATGAAATGGGAGGGAGTAGTGTTGTCAAATTTGCATGATACATTTACGAttttgctattgagaagttgtctgatttttagttaggaATCAGTCGAGTGATTGACCGAATCCAACGACAGCATGTGAGAGATTGGAGTGTGGAGATGACATTCAGATCTTAATATAACGGCCATGATACGTCGACTGCGATTTAAAATCATTTGCTTAAAAAACAGACGACTGAAAAATAGTCACACCATATATTTTAATGTGAGAGGAGACAACATGTAATTTTCTCACATCTCATTGGACAACCAACATACAACCTATTAAAATATTTGTATGATAAGTTGTTGGATATTTTAAGCATCACACAAGATATTATACATGTCTTGACTAGTGAAACATACCAACCCACCAACAGCTGGGTATTCATGAGCCACGAAAAATGACCAACAAAACATTATCGCCATTGACCTTGTGCATAGAtaaatgaaagaaaagaaataaaacactaactaagtactccctccgtcccatattaagtgactttctattacactACGTCTGGATGTATGTATTCAGGCATGGAATTGGGAATTGGAATTAGACAGCCTTCAATTCCAGCGTTTGGATGTTTATAGGATTCACCCGTAGAATTCGCCCACGATTCCAAACGGTATCGCGGAGACGCTCTCGCTTCACAAGTCAATTCGGAGCTCCCTCGCTCCGTATTGGGCAGAATTTGGCCCCACGCTCATCCCGCAAAGCAACTTACCGGTTCAGCCTccctcaaagaaagaaaggagaacAGAAAGACCCAAACcagcgggaggaggcgggaggtTGCCGGTGGCGCAGGTTAGTCCCAGCACGCACGCAGAGCTCCGACCGGCCCTCCTCCCAGCACGCACGCTgagctccggcgccgccacctcttCCTCGCGTCGAAGGTCCGCCACCCCCGCTCCTCCTTGCAGGCAGAAGTCCGTTGTCACCACCTCTCTCCGCGGAGAgcctccgtcgccgcctgAGCGCCCCATCTCGCATCATCCCCCTGCAgagatccgccgccgcctgagcCCAACGGCCGAAGACCCACCCGTGCGGCCGTGCGCCTTGCCCCATCCCCCTCTCGCCCCCAACCTCCCTACGCATAGAGGTTCGCCGCCGCTTGAGTTCCCCTTCTCGCCTTGGCCGCATCCCCTTCGACCTCTCCTCCTTATTTCCTCCCATGGCCGGATTCTCCTAGCCCTTTCCTCTTTCAGTCCCCTCCAATGGAGGAGCACAAGAACCCTAATTTTCAGTTTACTACTAATCCCCAATTTCTTGGGCAGATCTTACCGTTCTATTTCGTTATTTTTTCAGGTTGTTCTGTGAGCTCCTCTGTCAGTCTGTCTGATTGATCAGTACTTCAGTAGCATATTGCTTCCTAGTCATATAAATGGGTGATTTCTTGGGCCAACATGGTGGCAATTTTTGTTGCTGAAGATCATCGTTCAGTTTTGTGGTTCACATGTTGGAATAGCAGTTTTCATGCATAGGAAATTACACCACGGGTCCATGAACTTGACagcgatgttcagtttcatccattaacttgaaaacttCTAAAATGACTCACTAAACTTGACAGCTTTactcattttagtccaaatggcCAGATTCGGGCAAAATTCGGTCATGATGGCATGTGACGTGGGTCGGGCCGTTCGAGTAGACGCCGCCGAACCCATCGACGGAGCCATTCACATGGACACCACGTATGCCGGCCCGAAGTGGGTTCACCGGCGAGGGCAGCGTCTCCCCATTCTAGAGATTCGAGGGGGTTAAACAGAAAAGGTCCATAACCAAAAAATTGTGAAAAGCCCCCTCACACGCCGGCCAGGTCCAGTGGTCCACGACACATGCCAGCGTGGCCGAATTTCATCTGATTTTGgccatttggactaaaatgaacaAAGCTGCCAAGTTTAGTGAGTCATTTGAACAGTTTCCAAGCTAatgaatgaaactgaacattgctgccaagttcatggaccTGCAGTGTAATTTCCTCTTTCATGCATCTATATTCTATCGTGTAATTGTTCTTCACAGTTTCCATTTGTTTATAATATAATCAGTGGCATCCAAGTTATACATTTGGGTCATTTTCACCCCAAGTCATTGCGGTACAGGCTCCTTTTTTCTACATTTTTATGTGTATAATTTTCAGTCCGGTTGTGATCCATGTAACTCTCCGAGATGATGAATCAGAATTCCTATAATTGTTATAgcgtatttttattttgaaagatgTATAGAAAAGTTAAAGCTTCATACTAATATACATGTGCAATTCCTCACTTTGTCCATCCAAACATGAATTGGAATTGGTGCCCTCCTTGAATCCCATGAGCCAATTCAATGAGCAACCAATGAAATTGGAATTAAGGTTCAATTCAGATTCCTTGTTGAATTGGACTTCCAGCCCAATTCAATTCCTTGCTTCCCaatatctacatccaaacaaagccttacatgtatctagacaccttttaggtatagatacattcatatttgggcaatttgagtcacttaatatgggacggagggagtataagaaaGGTAGTTCCAAAGGGCCTTCTACGAGGAAAGCATGAAGtcatctcaaaagaaaaaggtggcATGAAGAACCTCAACAAAATTGAGGACTTGTGATGTCATTTTTAGCAGCAAACCCCAATTGTGATCCACTAGAAAGATATGAAAAGAAACAGATACAAATGACCTTACCCATTTAAAGAGCTCGCTCGTTTCGTGGTTAGTATTGCCCTAAATAATCTTAGGTATACCACAATTGtcataaaaaatatgacaAACAAATAGAAAATCACAAGGATTGTAAGAATTGAGTAAATAACATGTAGACCAAAGAAAAAAGGTGGCCAACAAAAGCAAATAAGACATATCCAACGTGTTACGACACATATTAAAATTATTGTACTACGCTCtgtaagagcatctccaatgagCTATCCTAAAGATATCCCAAATGTCTTATTTAGGACAAAAGGACATATTGTCCCAAAAATCAACTCCCAATGGGCTACCCCAAACGGACAATATGTCATAGATGACCGGTCATATCCCACAAAGTTGCCCCAAATTTGGGAGAGAAATGGGTGTCCGGTTGAGCTCTTTGTCCGCCCTGGCTCACACCaattcctctttttttttccttttcccagGCGAGCATGCTCCCTTCGTCCAGTATTCTCGATTACCCCGTCGCCTCATTGCCCTAGCCGCAGCCTCCATGGACGGCACACGGAGGCCGCATCCTGTTGCCTCCCCGTGCCCTAGCAGGCTAGCCGCCATGCTCCATCCGCAGCCAAGGCGGCCGTGGGGTTGGGGTCGAGCTTGGCGGCCGTGACCTGGACGAGCTCGATGATGAGACGCTTCATGTGCAGTGTGAAGTTGCGGGCGCCGCGTAGGTCGGCAAGGACAAGTTCCATCTTGGTGAGTTGAAAGGGAGGAGCCTACTCGTCGTCAACGGCCGCTGCGACCTATATGCATCAGAGGTTGGGGTTTACAAGCCGTGGGCCAAATTTGAAGCTATCTTATGTGAGACATGGTGATTTCTGGAGCAATGAAGCTAGCTGGATTGGTAGAGTTCTTATCTATAATCTCTATAATGTTCATCCCTACTAAAAGTCATTTATATTTGCAAGCTGAACATGCAAGGTGTCCGCATCATCAAATTGATCTCCACTAAGCACAACATGCAAAATGTCCACATCATTAAATTGGTTCCTACTAATTCAAATCATGTGCATGCAAAATGTCTATATCACCATACATAGCATATGTTGCAGCCCCACTAGCAATACATTTTGGTGGCCCATTCGACGATTCAACATTTTAGCTCCTAAAActtttcatcttcactttttTATAATTAATTCACCAATTAcccatattttcatgatatgtatgttGATCTTTTTAAGAATGTTCAATATACAGGTTTTTGAAACTTCTCTTTTCGGTTCTCCGAAGTTTTTATGTACATCAAAATTAATCTACGTTTTGCGGCATATATGTTATGGATGATAAATCCGTTTAGCCTGTGATATTGATATTGtttttgcatttgatcatattattatcatttgtttaCTAACATCACGTCCATATGTGCAAATAGAAATTGTCCGccacaaagtgcggggaatcacctagttGATAAAGCAATCCATCCACGTATTTACTGTAGttccttca
The Brachypodium distachyon strain Bd21 chromosome 2, Brachypodium_distachyon_v3.0, whole genome shotgun sequence genome window above contains:
- the LOC100824192 gene encoding uncharacterized protein LOC100824192; protein product: MSSASSSQLPAPSEGESTTANDNARPHDPGTDSAGPARSRLSLQLDKRSLHFSVNAWVLIVALIGILPLATQQLQYKGYRLSLLGTTCTTGYALFALYGLPGAGNTQAVQVWCHHVTSSKDFIPFMYCLMFVTSKLHFKLVLVPVICWALEHVARFLRRHFTNSSLYRAYLEPLCTWVETNTTAVNFLCANAEILLGFLLILSLFSKKRNAMQTFMYWQLLKLMYHSPFTAGYHRAIWLKIGRTVNPYIHSYTPFLHDPINAGIRWWFR